In Paenibacillus segetis, a single genomic region encodes these proteins:
- a CDS encoding ABC transporter permease, whose protein sequence is MIKSSSLLKKSADINSPYRWLILALIRAVAVIICVAVAVFFIIRIVPGDPAKMILGEYSTPEAIESMHHTLGLDLPLWEQFLRFVQNLFTNGDTGASITWGTSTRELIADRAPVTLLLIAMASLVAILVSLVLATLAATHKDRLLDHLIRIFPTITLGMPIFWVGLLLILVLSVRLGWFPVGGVGEGWTGTLYSLTLPAITVAFSQIPTLVRSLRAQMLEVLESDFVVTLKAAGIPNRVILMKHVLRNSALPTLMLLGVNISYLIGGTLVVEQVFGIKGIGSLLFSAISKRDFPVIQGIALYCAISVVIISLLIEIASWWLDPRTKGKQ, encoded by the coding sequence ATGATTAAATCCAGTAGTTTATTAAAAAAATCTGCAGACATTAATTCGCCATACAGATGGCTCATTCTTGCTCTTATCAGAGCGGTTGCAGTCATCATCTGTGTGGCGGTGGCAGTCTTTTTCATTATTAGGATTGTGCCCGGAGATCCCGCCAAAATGATTCTGGGGGAATATAGTACTCCAGAAGCTATCGAGAGTATGCACCATACTCTCGGGCTGGATCTTCCACTTTGGGAACAGTTCCTTCGCTTTGTGCAAAATCTATTTACAAATGGCGATACCGGAGCTTCGATTACTTGGGGAACCTCCACAAGAGAATTGATTGCGGATCGCGCTCCTGTTACGCTACTGCTTATAGCGATGGCTAGTCTTGTAGCAATCCTAGTCTCGCTTGTGCTTGCGACGCTAGCAGCAACGCACAAAGACAGACTGCTCGATCATTTGATACGCATCTTTCCGACAATAACGCTCGGTATGCCGATCTTTTGGGTTGGACTGCTGCTGATTTTGGTACTTAGCGTTAGGTTAGGGTGGTTTCCTGTCGGAGGAGTTGGTGAAGGGTGGACTGGAACTTTATACAGTCTTACACTTCCTGCAATAACGGTAGCATTTTCACAGATCCCTACACTTGTTCGTTCACTAAGAGCGCAGATGCTGGAAGTTCTTGAATCTGATTTTGTGGTCACCTTGAAGGCGGCAGGCATACCAAACAGGGTTATTCTGATGAAGCATGTTCTGCGCAATTCTGCGCTTCCTACGCTTATGCTTCTTGGTGTTAACATCTCTTATCTGATCGGTGGCACCTTGGTCGTTGAACAGGTATTTGGTATCAAAGGTATCGGCAGTTTGCTTTTTTCAGCCATTTCAAAACGGGACTTTCCAGTTATACAAGGAATAGCTCTTTATTGTGCGATTTCTGTGGTCATCATCAGCCTCCTGATCGAAATCGCTTCCTGGTGGCTTGATCCCAGGACGAAAGGAAAACAATGA
- a CDS encoding ABC transporter permease: MNTTLLDPQLLADDKSKSFIRKIINTPTLLVGSIMLVFLIGIAVFAPFISPYQPSEQNLYAILQPPSSQHWLGTDQLGRDLFTRLIYAARTDLKIMVLAEIIPFCTGVFLGMLAGYYGKWVDTIISLVTDTFIAFPFYLIVIIVAFASGAGQRGIYITFILVGWIVFARVTRGLSASFRKQEWIAAAQTMGIPGVKIILRHLLPNVLPQAVVVLMTDMVGLLVAIVTLGYLGIGIAPPTPDWGTMISDGQSFITTAWWLSAVPGLAVVYTGIALSLVGDGLADLWRKK, translated from the coding sequence ATGAACACTACACTATTAGACCCTCAATTGTTGGCGGACGATAAAAGTAAAAGCTTTATAAGGAAGATAATAAACACTCCAACCCTTCTTGTTGGAAGCATCATGCTTGTATTCCTCATAGGCATAGCTGTATTCGCGCCGTTTATTAGCCCTTATCAGCCTTCCGAGCAAAATCTGTACGCTATTTTACAGCCCCCTTCATCTCAGCACTGGCTGGGGACAGATCAATTAGGGCGTGATTTATTTACGAGGCTTATATATGCAGCGCGGACCGATTTGAAAATCATGGTGTTGGCGGAGATTATACCTTTTTGCACAGGTGTGTTTCTGGGGATGCTTGCTGGGTATTACGGTAAATGGGTAGATACAATCATTTCACTGGTGACAGATACCTTTATTGCTTTCCCTTTCTATTTGATCGTTATTATTGTGGCTTTTGCCAGTGGTGCGGGCCAACGAGGCATATATATTACATTTATCTTGGTGGGTTGGATCGTATTTGCACGCGTAACTAGGGGGCTTAGCGCATCGTTTCGTAAGCAGGAGTGGATTGCAGCTGCCCAAACGATGGGGATTCCAGGGGTAAAAATCATTTTGCGGCATCTTTTACCCAATGTATTACCGCAAGCGGTGGTTGTACTTATGACGGATATGGTTGGTTTGCTTGTAGCTATTGTTACGCTAGGTTATCTCGGGATCGGTATTGCACCGCCAACTCCGGATTGGGGGACGATGATTTCAGATGGACAGTCCTTTATTACAACCGCTTGGTGGCTTTCAGCAGTACCAGGATTGGCGGTCGTATATACGGGAATAGCGTTATCCCTTGTGGGTGATGGTTTGGCAGATTTATGGAGGAAAAAATGA
- a CDS encoding ABC transporter ATP-binding protein, with protein MMSTSPILEIKDLSLVTKSNKQILTNVSLTVGKGESLGIVGESGSGKSLTLRSIIGLLPRGVEQVSGDIKCDVRAAMIFQDPRGALDPLCPVVKQLAEVVYYRQKVSRKASRTIALELLEMLGLPDSLKQKDRYPSQLSGGQCQRIVIAMALACKPGILLCDEPTTALDVTVQQQIIEIITSLQQELGFAIVFVTHNLAIASSMCSKLCVMKEGQIVERADSLSLLQNPQNPYTQMLINSVLPLPDFERGTGA; from the coding sequence ATGATGTCTACGAGTCCCATATTGGAAATAAAAGATCTGTCGCTCGTTACGAAATCAAATAAGCAAATACTTACGAACGTAAGTCTTACCGTTGGAAAGGGCGAAAGCTTGGGGATTGTAGGCGAATCCGGTTCAGGGAAATCGCTCACCTTGCGCTCCATTATAGGATTACTTCCTCGTGGTGTGGAGCAAGTCAGTGGAGACATCAAATGTGATGTCAGAGCGGCAATGATCTTTCAAGATCCGAGAGGTGCGCTTGACCCGCTTTGCCCGGTTGTTAAGCAGCTAGCTGAGGTTGTGTACTACAGACAGAAAGTTAGCCGGAAGGCTTCGCGCACCATTGCTCTGGAGTTGCTGGAGATGCTGGGACTTCCCGATTCTCTAAAGCAAAAAGACCGGTACCCGAGCCAACTGTCAGGTGGTCAGTGCCAGCGTATTGTAATCGCTATGGCTTTAGCGTGTAAGCCGGGCATACTGCTGTGTGATGAGCCGACCACAGCGCTTGACGTAACAGTTCAACAGCAAATCATTGAAATTATAACAAGTCTTCAACAAGAACTGGGTTTTGCTATTGTGTTTGTCACTCACAATCTTGCCATTGCTTCTTCCATGTGTTCAAAACTTTGTGTTATGAAAGAGGGGCAGATCGTCGAACGTGCCGACTCTTTAAGTCTCTTACAGAACCCACAAAATCCGTATACGCAGATGCTTATAAATTCGGTGCTTCCTTTACCGGATTTCGAAAGGGGCACGGGTGCATGA
- a CDS encoding ABC transporter ATP-binding protein encodes MKMALQIEDLTVNYGEFTALDKVSLEFQQHTTLGLVGESGSGKSTLARVIAGLIPPNEGQVILGSQVLGKKRSREQHKMIQMIFQNPDSSLNPKHTIRQILAEGLLFHKIVDRAGVEKRCKELLTRVHMDERALGRFPHEFSGGQRQRIAIARALSVEPSVLIADEPTSALDVSVQLSMLELFNMLKSEFNLTMLFISHDLGVIHAISDNVAVMRQGKLVEINSKEQFFSNPKTSYSRELLSAVPKMPMSNTSGGIS; translated from the coding sequence ATGAAGATGGCATTACAGATAGAAGATTTAACGGTTAACTATGGTGAGTTTACAGCACTGGACAAAGTAAGCTTGGAATTTCAACAGCACACCACACTCGGGCTTGTAGGTGAATCGGGTTCAGGTAAGTCTACTCTTGCGCGAGTAATAGCGGGTCTGATTCCTCCAAATGAGGGACAAGTCATACTGGGTTCACAAGTATTAGGCAAGAAAAGAAGTCGTGAGCAACATAAAATGATCCAAATGATCTTTCAAAACCCAGACTCTTCACTCAATCCTAAACATACAATCAGGCAGATCCTTGCAGAAGGACTGCTGTTTCATAAAATTGTCGATCGCGCTGGAGTGGAGAAGAGATGTAAGGAACTTCTGACGCGAGTTCATATGGACGAAAGGGCGCTTGGTAGATTCCCTCATGAATTCTCCGGAGGTCAACGTCAGCGGATAGCGATTGCCCGGGCATTAAGCGTTGAGCCAAGTGTACTTATCGCAGATGAACCTACGAGCGCCCTGGATGTTTCGGTACAACTGAGTATGCTAGAACTCTTTAACATGCTCAAATCAGAGTTTAATCTTACGATGCTATTCATCTCTCATGATCTGGGAGTTATTCATGCTATAAGCGATAATGTTGCTGTCATGCGGCAGGGCAAGCTGGTTGAGATCAACTCAAAAGAACAGTTTTTTTCTAACCCCAAAACGTCTTATAGTCGCGAGTTATTATCCGCTGTTCCTAAAATGCCAATGTCCAACACATCAGGAGGTATCTCATGA
- a CDS encoding pyridoxal-phosphate-dependent aminotransferase family protein: protein MSQVNKGYLPLPINEFDRLTQLLSKLLSTQESPVIIPGEAILGIEAIAAGISAPGRTILNIVTGPYGDIFGKWLERGGAEVIEVKVSFDEVITVDEVATAIERYNPCALSFVQGEAVTGGSNPTKAILELARQSNIITVIDSVSAIGAEPVLMDEWGIDFVAIGAQKALSGPNGISSVGISLRGWEFLGSNERAPRNSILSLLDLRRPAHSTTPFRVPANIPVLEARALIEALTLIEKEGLDAVNRRHRLASAALIAGIKDLGLEPWQRNSNGYSPLTTTIRIPEGDGDRLMIGEPIGIVAPGDGQLYNKLLRINHFGVNANQHSVEEALTTLAKLVQQEPSIAIAAQKLIWENEHE, encoded by the coding sequence ATGAGCCAAGTTAATAAAGGCTATTTACCCTTACCCATAAATGAGTTTGATAGACTCACACAATTGCTCTCCAAGCTCCTATCCACACAAGAGTCCCCGGTAATCATACCTGGTGAGGCTATCTTAGGAATTGAAGCCATAGCAGCAGGTATATCAGCACCCGGCCGCACGATTCTAAACATTGTGACAGGCCCTTATGGAGATATTTTCGGAAAGTGGCTCGAACGTGGTGGTGCAGAAGTTATTGAGGTTAAAGTTTCTTTTGATGAAGTAATTACTGTAGATGAAGTCGCCACAGCGATTGAACGATATAATCCTTGCGCACTTTCTTTCGTGCAGGGAGAAGCGGTGACAGGGGGTTCTAACCCGACAAAGGCAATACTAGAGCTTGCTCGTCAATCAAACATTATTACTGTGATCGATTCTGTTTCGGCGATTGGAGCAGAGCCAGTACTTATGGATGAATGGGGCATTGATTTTGTAGCTATTGGTGCGCAAAAAGCACTTTCCGGTCCTAACGGGATCAGTTCCGTGGGCATTTCCCTACGTGGTTGGGAGTTTCTAGGTTCGAACGAACGTGCGCCACGCAATTCAATTCTTTCTTTACTTGACCTGAGACGTCCTGCTCACAGTACAACTCCATTTCGAGTTCCAGCAAACATTCCTGTGTTAGAGGCTAGGGCCTTAATAGAAGCACTTACACTTATTGAGAAAGAAGGCTTAGATGCAGTCAATCGCCGTCATCGTTTAGCATCAGCAGCTTTAATCGCTGGAATTAAAGACTTGGGTCTTGAACCGTGGCAGCGAAACAGCAACGGTTATTCTCCTTTGACTACTACGATTCGGATTCCTGAAGGCGATGGCGATCGTCTTATGATCGGAGAGCCTATAGGCATTGTCGCTCCAGGAGATGGACAACTGTATAATAAGCTTTTGCGTATTAATCATTTCGGCGTTAATGCCAATCAGCACAGCGTTGAAGAGGCACTTACAACGTTGGCAAAGCTTGTGCAGCAAGAACCTTCTATTGCAATTGCTGCTCAAAAGTTGATTTGGGAGAATGAACATGAATAA
- a CDS encoding amidohydrolase family protein, which produces MNNELLEEQSFQNIYIAGIDGKRFDITIKNGRFSSIVESINSQTQSNSPSKDLWISPGIIDLHTHLAWTDFDHDDQLKRDELEIEAMQAQAFEATLRAGVTTVRDAGGLLPSTAQHIGKYYSQPLRVHTCGDMLGAGDAQGLKHLERRVTEIVHSGASWIKILATGGLGSPPDTVLNPTFSKKEFSFIVSSAHARGVKVLVHTWGGITVDWAVHAGVESIEHGMYMTEAQAGQLAQSRTAFVPTASIYRIAADPAGVLALNSEICDRAARAAEAHPKAISYAKSAGVRMGFGTDYATPALHGSNLAELDTLIDCGLTRKEAWQAATETAAEILGYGNSLGRIEENFIADAVIFDADPLKSQDAQALQNSIVSVIRGATELE; this is translated from the coding sequence ATGAATAATGAATTACTAGAAGAGCAGTCATTTCAGAATATATATATTGCGGGAATTGATGGGAAACGGTTTGATATAACGATAAAGAACGGTCGCTTTTCGTCCATCGTCGAGAGTATTAACTCGCAAACTCAATCGAACAGCCCTAGCAAAGATTTATGGATTTCTCCCGGCATAATTGATCTTCATACCCATTTAGCTTGGACGGATTTTGATCATGATGATCAGTTGAAGCGTGATGAACTAGAAATAGAAGCCATGCAAGCGCAAGCCTTTGAGGCAACCTTGCGAGCTGGAGTAACTACAGTGCGGGATGCAGGCGGACTATTGCCTAGTACTGCCCAGCATATAGGGAAGTATTACAGTCAGCCTTTAAGAGTCCACACTTGTGGCGATATGCTTGGAGCTGGAGATGCACAAGGCCTTAAGCATTTGGAACGGCGAGTAACAGAAATTGTTCATTCCGGGGCAAGCTGGATTAAGATCCTTGCAACGGGAGGACTGGGTTCACCGCCAGATACCGTGCTGAACCCGACTTTTTCTAAGAAAGAGTTCTCCTTTATTGTGAGTAGCGCACATGCACGGGGCGTAAAAGTTCTGGTCCATACCTGGGGCGGAATAACTGTGGATTGGGCAGTTCATGCTGGTGTGGAGTCGATTGAACACGGGATGTACATGACTGAGGCTCAAGCAGGTCAGCTGGCTCAATCAAGGACTGCATTTGTACCAACGGCTTCCATCTATCGGATTGCCGCTGACCCAGCAGGGGTTCTTGCTCTGAACAGTGAGATTTGTGATCGCGCTGCTCGTGCCGCCGAAGCTCACCCTAAAGCCATTAGCTACGCCAAAAGTGCAGGAGTACGAATGGGATTCGGTACGGATTATGCCACACCTGCGCTGCATGGAAGCAACCTCGCAGAACTGGACACTTTAATCGACTGTGGATTAACTCGTAAAGAGGCTTGGCAAGCTGCTACCGAGACCGCTGCTGAAATCTTAGGCTATGGAAACAGCCTTGGCCGTATAGAAGAAAACTTCATTGCGGATGCCGTCATTTTTGATGCTGACCCATTGAAGTCACAAGATGCACAAGCATTACAGAACAGTATTGTGTCGGTAATTAGAGGTGCGACAGAATTAGAATAA
- the acnA gene encoding aconitate hydratase AcnA — protein MSIKDFSAISRKLEVGGKDYRYYNLQALEEQGLGKISKLPFSIKVLLEAAVRQFDGRAITLEHVKQIAGWGEGRDENKEIPFIPARIVLQDFTGVPVVVDLAAMRDTVKKSGGDPKQINPLVPVDLVIDHSVMVDAFGTSDALEYNMNIEFERNEERYRFLRWAQTAFNNFRAVPPATGIVHQVNLEYLASVAATKTVDGETVVFPDSLVGTDSHTTMINGLGVVGWGVGGIEAEAGMLGQPLYFVAPEVIGFKLVGSLTEGATATDLALTVTQMLRKKGVVGKFVEFYGPGLANISLADRATVANMAPEYGATIGYFPVDHETLAYLHSTGRSEEQIALVEAYYRAQGMFRTNETEDPEFSDLIELDLASVVPSLAGPKRPQDRIELSEMKESFNGIIRTPVEKGGYGLSDEKIEQKVTVKHPNGNTSEFGTGAVVIAAITSCTNTSNPSVMVGAGLLAKKAVERGLKKPDYVKSSLTPGSLVVTEYLNKAGLIEPLEALGFHVAGYGCATCIGNSGPLPDEVNAAIADNDLTVAAVLSGNRNFEGRVHAQVKANYLASPPLVVAYALAGTVNIDLQNDPIGYDSNDQPVYLKDIWPSSAEIKEAINQSLSPEMFRSKYENVFTQNERWNSIPVPEGELYEWDEKSTYIQNPPFFEKIGDGLQDIADIRHARVLALLGDSVTTDHISPAGSITPTSPAGIYLNEHGVARKDFNSYGSRRGNHEVMMRGTFANIRIRNQVAPGTEGGITKYLPTDALMSIYDASMNYQANGQNLVVIAGKEYGTGSSRDWAAKGTYLLGVKAVIAESFERIHRSNLVGMGVLPLQFQEGHGWKTLGIDGTETFDIVGLSNDVKPGQTLTVIATRQDGTQFEFPAIARLDSMVDVDYYYNGGILQTVLRQMIQGDVK, from the coding sequence ATGTCAATCAAAGATTTTTCTGCGATTTCCCGCAAGTTAGAAGTGGGCGGGAAAGACTATCGTTACTACAATCTACAGGCTTTGGAAGAACAAGGACTCGGTAAAATTTCAAAACTACCTTTTTCTATTAAGGTATTACTTGAAGCCGCTGTCCGCCAATTTGATGGAAGAGCCATCACTCTTGAACATGTAAAGCAAATTGCAGGTTGGGGCGAAGGCCGTGACGAGAACAAAGAAATCCCGTTCATCCCTGCACGCATCGTGCTTCAAGACTTTACAGGAGTTCCCGTCGTAGTTGATTTAGCTGCTATGCGTGACACCGTGAAGAAATCGGGCGGAGATCCAAAACAAATCAATCCATTGGTTCCCGTTGACCTCGTCATCGACCACTCTGTAATGGTTGACGCGTTTGGTACATCGGATGCCTTGGAATATAACATGAACATTGAATTTGAGCGTAACGAAGAGCGCTATCGTTTCCTTCGTTGGGCGCAAACTGCATTTAATAACTTCCGCGCTGTACCTCCGGCAACAGGTATCGTTCACCAAGTGAATCTAGAATACCTTGCGTCTGTTGCTGCAACGAAAACAGTAGACGGGGAAACCGTCGTATTCCCTGATTCACTCGTCGGAACAGACTCTCACACAACCATGATCAACGGCCTAGGTGTTGTTGGCTGGGGTGTTGGTGGGATAGAAGCCGAAGCTGGTATGCTAGGACAACCACTTTATTTTGTAGCACCAGAAGTCATTGGCTTCAAATTAGTAGGTAGTCTTACTGAGGGCGCTACAGCTACCGACCTTGCGCTTACCGTTACACAAATGCTGCGTAAAAAAGGTGTTGTTGGCAAATTCGTAGAATTCTACGGACCTGGTCTTGCTAATATCAGCCTTGCGGATCGTGCAACTGTCGCCAACATGGCACCCGAATACGGCGCTACGATTGGTTATTTCCCTGTAGACCACGAAACACTAGCCTACTTGCATAGTACTGGCCGCTCCGAAGAGCAAATTGCTCTAGTGGAAGCTTATTATCGTGCTCAAGGTATGTTCCGTACAAATGAGACGGAAGATCCAGAATTCAGTGACCTGATTGAGTTGGATCTTGCCTCTGTTGTACCAAGTCTTGCAGGACCTAAGCGTCCACAGGACCGCATTGAGCTTAGTGAAATGAAAGAAAGCTTTAACGGAATTATCCGCACTCCGGTCGAAAAAGGTGGATACGGCCTCAGTGATGAGAAAATAGAACAAAAAGTTACCGTAAAACATCCAAATGGAAATACGAGTGAATTTGGTACGGGTGCAGTTGTTATCGCAGCTATTACAAGCTGTACAAACACTTCAAACCCTAGCGTTATGGTTGGTGCCGGATTGCTTGCTAAGAAAGCAGTCGAACGTGGACTGAAGAAACCTGATTATGTGAAGAGTAGCTTAACACCAGGTTCCCTTGTCGTAACGGAATACCTGAACAAAGCTGGACTGATCGAGCCACTTGAAGCACTTGGATTCCATGTAGCAGGTTATGGATGTGCTACTTGCATCGGTAACTCTGGCCCACTTCCTGATGAGGTGAATGCAGCTATCGCTGATAACGATCTTACTGTAGCCGCTGTACTCTCAGGTAACCGGAATTTTGAAGGTCGTGTTCATGCCCAAGTGAAAGCCAATTACCTGGCTTCTCCTCCACTCGTTGTTGCTTACGCATTAGCTGGAACAGTCAATATCGATTTGCAGAATGATCCGATCGGTTATGATTCAAATGACCAGCCGGTATATTTGAAGGACATCTGGCCGTCTTCCGCTGAAATTAAGGAAGCCATCAACCAATCCCTCAGTCCGGAAATGTTCCGCAGCAAATATGAGAATGTATTCACTCAAAATGAACGTTGGAACTCCATTCCAGTTCCTGAAGGTGAATTGTATGAGTGGGATGAGAAATCGACCTACATTCAGAATCCACCGTTCTTCGAGAAAATCGGGGATGGACTACAAGATATCGCTGATATTCGTCATGCTCGTGTCCTTGCTCTACTCGGGGACTCTGTGACAACAGATCATATCTCTCCGGCTGGTAGCATTACGCCAACTAGCCCTGCTGGTATTTACTTGAATGAGCATGGAGTTGCTCGTAAAGATTTCAACTCCTATGGATCCCGTCGTGGTAACCATGAAGTGATGATGCGTGGTACCTTCGCGAACATCCGGATCCGTAACCAGGTCGCTCCAGGTACTGAAGGTGGCATTACGAAATATCTACCTACAGATGCCCTCATGTCCATTTATGACGCTTCGATGAATTACCAAGCGAATGGACAGAATCTCGTCGTTATCGCCGGTAAAGAGTACGGCACAGGCAGCTCCCGTGACTGGGCAGCCAAAGGAACCTATCTGCTTGGCGTCAAAGCCGTTATTGCTGAAAGTTTCGAACGGATTCACCGTAGTAACCTCGTTGGTATGGGCGTTCTTCCGCTCCAATTCCAAGAGGGACACGGTTGGAAAACCCTTGGCATCGATGGCACGGAGACCTTTGATATCGTTGGCCTTAGCAATGATGTGAAACCTGGTCAAACCTTGACCGTTATCGCTACCCGTCAAGATGGAACTCAGTTTGAATTCCCAGCGATCGCTCGTCTGGACAGCATGGTTGACGTAGACTACTACTACAATGGTGGTATTCTGCAAACCGTATTGCGTCAAATGATTCAAGGTGACGTGAAGTAA
- a CDS encoding amidase domain-containing protein gives MRDGWRITLSTYVNQHNQDEVDYRPRSESTVVTDLEYLIRLGERRQRLDQWYKERGATPLRNETRAKLIREIQSRDSEMEVELQLFRTTYYDKGGARHQEERIEGQRLTLERDGDGWIISKVELPVAEKHAAFRLPRPEPEVEDGKNGLSAPFLNKKLLGGVARSTAYRRKDAVQYADQWWNDFNPEFSSFDVDCTHFISQCLFAGGAPINYTGKRESGWWYKGYVNGRESWSYSWAVAGGLERFLTHSSTGLRAEVVERPEQLQLGDVIIYDWDGDGAYQHSTIVTAFDAGGMPLVNAHTTPSRHRYWDYKDSYAWTENTVYRFFHIADWF, from the coding sequence GTGAGGGACGGATGGAGAATTACATTGTCTACTTATGTGAATCAACATAATCAGGATGAAGTGGATTATCGCCCCCGGAGCGAAAGCACGGTGGTAACCGATTTGGAATATTTGATACGTCTTGGTGAACGGAGACAGAGATTGGATCAATGGTACAAGGAGAGGGGAGCTACTCCCCTACGAAATGAAACAAGGGCCAAACTGATACGTGAGATACAGAGCCGTGATAGTGAGATGGAAGTGGAGTTACAACTTTTCCGGACAACATATTATGACAAGGGTGGAGCTCGCCATCAAGAAGAGCGCATCGAAGGTCAAAGATTGACACTTGAGCGGGATGGTGATGGTTGGATTATTTCTAAGGTCGAACTACCAGTGGCGGAGAAACATGCTGCTTTTAGATTACCACGACCTGAGCCTGAGGTGGAAGATGGGAAGAACGGTTTAAGTGCTCCTTTTTTAAATAAAAAATTGCTTGGTGGAGTGGCGAGAAGTACGGCTTATCGCCGAAAGGATGCGGTTCAATATGCAGATCAATGGTGGAATGATTTCAATCCAGAGTTTTCTAGTTTCGACGTAGATTGCACCCATTTTATCTCGCAATGCCTCTTTGCAGGCGGTGCCCCAATAAACTATACTGGAAAAAGAGAATCGGGCTGGTGGTACAAGGGTTATGTTAATGGTCGGGAATCTTGGAGTTACAGTTGGGCCGTTGCTGGAGGACTGGAACGCTTTTTGACACACAGTTCTACTGGATTACGTGCCGAAGTCGTAGAACGACCGGAGCAGCTTCAGCTTGGAGACGTAATTATATACGATTGGGATGGAGACGGCGCTTACCAGCACAGTACAATTGTGACTGCATTTGACGCTGGCGGCATGCCCCTTGTTAACGCGCATACTACCCCTAGCAGACACCGTTACTGGGATTACAAGGATTCCTATGCTTGGACCGAGAACACGGTGTACCGTTTTTTTCATATCGCGGACTGGTTCTAA
- a CDS encoding D-alanine--D-alanine ligase: MAQNKLNIGLIYGGKSGEHEVSLQTAFAVSKAFDYDKYELIPFYITKQGQWRVGAKLSQPFTALEELKLEEGAGDTTASIQMLFGKLASGKAMIDVAFPLLHGTNGEDGTIQGLFEMANLPYVGAGVLSSAAGMDKVVMKKLFADAGLEQCKYCYFTASEWKQGSHALIQDVEDKLGYPCFVKPANLGSSVGISKARNREELLNSVALAFRYDIKVLVEEFVDAREVEVGVLGNEEPQASVPGEIVSSGEYYDYQAKYLDGKSQMLIPAPLDIELAERVRDLAVTAFKAVVGSGLCRADFFVTKSDQKIWINEVNTMPGFTPFSMYPLLWRETGLSYEALLDRLIELALERYEDRQNLDFENGVN; encoded by the coding sequence ATGGCACAGAACAAATTGAACATAGGGCTAATTTATGGAGGCAAATCGGGAGAGCACGAGGTGTCACTACAAACAGCTTTTGCGGTTTCAAAAGCGTTTGATTATGATAAATATGAACTCATTCCATTCTATATTACTAAGCAAGGACAATGGAGAGTTGGAGCTAAATTATCTCAGCCCTTCACTGCATTGGAAGAGTTGAAACTGGAGGAAGGAGCCGGGGATACGACGGCTTCTATTCAAATGTTATTCGGTAAGCTAGCCTCAGGTAAGGCTATGATTGATGTTGCTTTCCCGCTTCTTCATGGGACTAATGGGGAAGATGGAACGATCCAGGGATTATTTGAAATGGCAAATTTACCGTATGTAGGCGCTGGAGTATTGTCATCTGCTGCGGGCATGGACAAAGTGGTAATGAAGAAGCTATTTGCAGACGCAGGACTTGAACAATGTAAATATTGTTATTTCACCGCTTCCGAATGGAAACAAGGAAGTCATGCTCTGATCCAAGACGTAGAAGATAAGTTAGGTTATCCTTGCTTCGTGAAGCCAGCCAACCTTGGCTCAAGTGTAGGTATTTCCAAAGCGAGAAATAGAGAAGAACTGCTAAATTCGGTAGCACTTGCTTTCCGTTATGATATTAAGGTTCTGGTAGAAGAATTCGTTGATGCTCGTGAGGTTGAGGTTGGTGTTCTAGGCAACGAAGAGCCGCAGGCATCTGTTCCTGGAGAAATTGTATCTTCTGGGGAATACTACGATTATCAAGCTAAATATCTCGATGGCAAATCACAAATGTTGATTCCAGCTCCACTAGATATAGAACTCGCAGAACGTGTACGTGACCTGGCAGTTACAGCATTCAAGGCGGTTGTAGGCAGTGGATTATGCCGCGCTGACTTCTTTGTAACTAAGTCTGATCAGAAGATATGGATTAATGAAGTGAACACGATGCCAGGATTCACTCCGTTTAGCATGTATCCATTACTTTGGCGTGAAACTGGACTGTCTTACGAAGCGTTGCTTGATCGACTTATTGAGTTAGCGTTAGAGCGTTATGAAGATCGTCAAAATCTTGATTTCGAGAATGGTGTCAATTAG